Proteins encoded in a region of the Pieris brassicae chromosome 3, ilPieBrab1.1, whole genome shotgun sequence genome:
- the LOC123707667 gene encoding metallophosphoesterase 1 homolog isoform X3: MRSICKRRWPTVEKNVMKNDKPVYAMVLADIHLLGSKNGHWLDKERREWQMHRAFQTAMTLHNPELVFILGDIFDEGKWSSQKEFNEYVERFKKLFEIPKGTTLHVVAGNHDIGFHYKITPQLANRFEVELHAPPVKLISIRGNHFILINSMAMEGDGCRLCSRAVAELEKIADTLKCSSGSTLCKGKTRVAKYSRPILMQHYPLYRESDTACTESEAPVSRNLFEERWDCLSKESTEYLIESLLPRAAFGAHTHNSCLIRHSLVPRPEHKIEFVEYTVPSFSWRNRLDPKYYLLSVTPYEVKVAKCELTREVTIQVTAVLLIIALVVYIQYYNTRSYSHLGEFVTPKLKMDKNLQKQYIVCYN; encoded by the exons ATGCGTTCAATCTGTAAACGAAG GTGGCCTACCGTAGAGAAAAATGTTATGAAGAACGATAAGCCAGTTTATGCCATGGTACTTGCAGACATTCATCTCCTGGGTTCAAAAAACGGACATTGGTTAGACAAAGAACGGCGAGAGTGGCAAATGCATCGCGCATTTCAAACTGCTATGACCTTACACAACCCTGAACtggtatttattttag GTGATATATTTGATGAGGGAAAGTGGAGTTCACAAAAGGAGTTTAATGAATATGTGGAaaggtttaaaaaattgtttgaaattcCCAAAGGCACTACTTTGCATGTGGTAGCTGGAAATCATGATATAGGCTTTCATTATAA GATAACACCACAGTTAGCCAATAGATTTGAAGTTGAGCTTCATGCTCCACCAGTCAAGTTAATAAGTATCAGAGGAAATCATTTCATTCTCATTAATTCTATGGCCATGGAGGGTGATGGATGTAGACTATGCTCGAGAGCAGTTGCAGAGCTTGAGAAAATTGCAG ATACCCTCAAGTGCAGTAGCGGGTCAACATTATGTAAAGGAAAAACGAGGGTAGCAAAGTACAGCAGACCAATTTTGATGCAA CATTACCCACTATACAGAGAATCGGATACCGCTTGTACAGAGTCAGAGGCTCCTGTATCGAGAAATCTCTTCGAAGAACGCTGGGATTGTCTTTCAAAAGAGTCCACTGAGTACCTCATTGAGAGTTTATTGCCTCGAGCGGCGTTTGGTGCGCATACGCACAATAGTTGTTTAATCCGTCACAGTTTAGTGCCCAGACCGGAGCATAAAATAGAGTTTGTTGAATATACAGTGCCCTCATTTTCGTGGAGAAATAGATTGGATCCGAAGTATTATTTG ctAAGCGTAACCCCGTACGAGGTAAAGGTGGCCAAGTGCGAGTTGACCCGAGAGGTAACAATTCAGGTCACGGCTGTGCTCCTAATTATTGCTTTGGTCGTCTATATACAATACTACAATACGAGATCTTACAGCCATTT AGGTGAATTTGTGACCCCGAAACTGAAAATGGATAAGAACCTGCAAAAACAATACATTGTTTGCTATAATTGA
- the LOC123707667 gene encoding metallophosphoesterase 1 homolog isoform X1: protein MRSICKRRLFLCFNKIFPQFLVGLFFIYVYCEYLIYYVTQLQCRWPTVEKNVMKNDKPVYAMVLADIHLLGSKNGHWLDKERREWQMHRAFQTAMTLHNPELVFILGDIFDEGKWSSQKEFNEYVERFKKLFEIPKGTTLHVVAGNHDIGFHYKITPQLANRFEVELHAPPVKLISIRGNHFILINSMAMEGDGCRLCSRAVAELEKIADTLKCSSGSTLCKGKTRVAKYSRPILMQHYPLYRESDTACTESEAPVSRNLFEERWDCLSKESTEYLIESLLPRAAFGAHTHNSCLIRHSLVPRPEHKIEFVEYTVPSFSWRNRLDPKYYLLSVTPYEVKVAKCELTREVTIQVTAVLLIIALVVYIQYYNTRSYSHLGEFVTPKLKMDKNLQKQYIVCYN, encoded by the exons ATGCGTTCAATCTGTAAACGAAGGTTGttcttatgttttaataaaatattcccGCAGTTTCTTgtaggtttattttttatatatgtttactgtgaatatttaatttactacgTTACTCAACTACAA tgtAGGTGGCCTACCGTAGAGAAAAATGTTATGAAGAACGATAAGCCAGTTTATGCCATGGTACTTGCAGACATTCATCTCCTGGGTTCAAAAAACGGACATTGGTTAGACAAAGAACGGCGAGAGTGGCAAATGCATCGCGCATTTCAAACTGCTATGACCTTACACAACCCTGAACtggtatttattttag GTGATATATTTGATGAGGGAAAGTGGAGTTCACAAAAGGAGTTTAATGAATATGTGGAaaggtttaaaaaattgtttgaaattcCCAAAGGCACTACTTTGCATGTGGTAGCTGGAAATCATGATATAGGCTTTCATTATAA GATAACACCACAGTTAGCCAATAGATTTGAAGTTGAGCTTCATGCTCCACCAGTCAAGTTAATAAGTATCAGAGGAAATCATTTCATTCTCATTAATTCTATGGCCATGGAGGGTGATGGATGTAGACTATGCTCGAGAGCAGTTGCAGAGCTTGAGAAAATTGCAG ATACCCTCAAGTGCAGTAGCGGGTCAACATTATGTAAAGGAAAAACGAGGGTAGCAAAGTACAGCAGACCAATTTTGATGCAA CATTACCCACTATACAGAGAATCGGATACCGCTTGTACAGAGTCAGAGGCTCCTGTATCGAGAAATCTCTTCGAAGAACGCTGGGATTGTCTTTCAAAAGAGTCCACTGAGTACCTCATTGAGAGTTTATTGCCTCGAGCGGCGTTTGGTGCGCATACGCACAATAGTTGTTTAATCCGTCACAGTTTAGTGCCCAGACCGGAGCATAAAATAGAGTTTGTTGAATATACAGTGCCCTCATTTTCGTGGAGAAATAGATTGGATCCGAAGTATTATTTG ctAAGCGTAACCCCGTACGAGGTAAAGGTGGCCAAGTGCGAGTTGACCCGAGAGGTAACAATTCAGGTCACGGCTGTGCTCCTAATTATTGCTTTGGTCGTCTATATACAATACTACAATACGAGATCTTACAGCCATTT AGGTGAATTTGTGACCCCGAAACTGAAAATGGATAAGAACCTGCAAAAACAATACATTGTTTGCTATAATTGA
- the LOC123707667 gene encoding metallophosphoesterase 1-like isoform X5 produces the protein MRSICKRRLFLCFNKIFPQFLVGLFFIYVYCEYLIYYVTQLQCRWPTVEKNVMKNDKPVYAMVLADIHLLGSKNGHWLDKERREWQMHRAFQTAMTLHNPELVFILGDIFDEGKWSSQKEFNEYVERFKKLFEIPKGTTLHVVAGNHDIGFHYKITPQLANRFEVELHAPPVKLISIRGNHFILINSMAMEGDGCRLCSRAVAELEKIADTLKCSSGSTLCKGKTRVAKYSRPILMQHYPLYRESDTACTESEAPVSRNLFEERWDCLSKESTEYLIESLLPRAAFGAHTHNSCLIRHSLVPRPEHKIEFVEYTVPSFSWRNRLDPKYYLAYECQKHLQNS, from the exons ATGCGTTCAATCTGTAAACGAAGGTTGttcttatgttttaataaaatattcccGCAGTTTCTTgtaggtttattttttatatatgtttactgtgaatatttaatttactacgTTACTCAACTACAA tgtAGGTGGCCTACCGTAGAGAAAAATGTTATGAAGAACGATAAGCCAGTTTATGCCATGGTACTTGCAGACATTCATCTCCTGGGTTCAAAAAACGGACATTGGTTAGACAAAGAACGGCGAGAGTGGCAAATGCATCGCGCATTTCAAACTGCTATGACCTTACACAACCCTGAACtggtatttattttag GTGATATATTTGATGAGGGAAAGTGGAGTTCACAAAAGGAGTTTAATGAATATGTGGAaaggtttaaaaaattgtttgaaattcCCAAAGGCACTACTTTGCATGTGGTAGCTGGAAATCATGATATAGGCTTTCATTATAA GATAACACCACAGTTAGCCAATAGATTTGAAGTTGAGCTTCATGCTCCACCAGTCAAGTTAATAAGTATCAGAGGAAATCATTTCATTCTCATTAATTCTATGGCCATGGAGGGTGATGGATGTAGACTATGCTCGAGAGCAGTTGCAGAGCTTGAGAAAATTGCAG ATACCCTCAAGTGCAGTAGCGGGTCAACATTATGTAAAGGAAAAACGAGGGTAGCAAAGTACAGCAGACCAATTTTGATGCAA CATTACCCACTATACAGAGAATCGGATACCGCTTGTACAGAGTCAGAGGCTCCTGTATCGAGAAATCTCTTCGAAGAACGCTGGGATTGTCTTTCAAAAGAGTCCACTGAGTACCTCATTGAGAGTTTATTGCCTCGAGCGGCGTTTGGTGCGCATACGCACAATAGTTGTTTAATCCGTCACAGTTTAGTGCCCAGACCGGAGCATAAAATAGAGTTTGTTGAATATACAGTGCCCTCATTTTCGTGGAGAAATAGATTGGATCCGAAGTATTATTTG gcttatgaatgtcaaaaacatttacaaaattcgTGA
- the LOC123707667 gene encoding metallophosphoesterase 1 homolog isoform X2 has translation MRSICKRRLFLCFNKIFPQFLVGLFFIYVYCEYLIYYVTQLQCRWPTVEKNVMKNDKPVYAMVLADIHLLGSKNGHWLDKERREWQMHRAFQTAMTLHNPELVFILGDIFDEGKWSSQKEFNEYVERFKKLFEIPKGTTLHVVAGNHDIGFHYKITPQLANRFEVELHAPPVKLISIRGNHFILINSMAMEGDGCRLCSRAVAELEKIADTLKCSSGSTLCKGKTRVAKYSRPILMQHYPLYRESDTACTESEAPVSRNLFEERWDCLSKESTEYLIESLLPRAAFGAHTHNSCLIRHSLVPRPEHKIEFVEYTVPSFSWRNRLDPKYYLLSVTPYEVKVAKCELTREVTIQVTAVLLIIALVVYIQYYNTRSYSHLSDKQV, from the exons ATGCGTTCAATCTGTAAACGAAGGTTGttcttatgttttaataaaatattcccGCAGTTTCTTgtaggtttattttttatatatgtttactgtgaatatttaatttactacgTTACTCAACTACAA tgtAGGTGGCCTACCGTAGAGAAAAATGTTATGAAGAACGATAAGCCAGTTTATGCCATGGTACTTGCAGACATTCATCTCCTGGGTTCAAAAAACGGACATTGGTTAGACAAAGAACGGCGAGAGTGGCAAATGCATCGCGCATTTCAAACTGCTATGACCTTACACAACCCTGAACtggtatttattttag GTGATATATTTGATGAGGGAAAGTGGAGTTCACAAAAGGAGTTTAATGAATATGTGGAaaggtttaaaaaattgtttgaaattcCCAAAGGCACTACTTTGCATGTGGTAGCTGGAAATCATGATATAGGCTTTCATTATAA GATAACACCACAGTTAGCCAATAGATTTGAAGTTGAGCTTCATGCTCCACCAGTCAAGTTAATAAGTATCAGAGGAAATCATTTCATTCTCATTAATTCTATGGCCATGGAGGGTGATGGATGTAGACTATGCTCGAGAGCAGTTGCAGAGCTTGAGAAAATTGCAG ATACCCTCAAGTGCAGTAGCGGGTCAACATTATGTAAAGGAAAAACGAGGGTAGCAAAGTACAGCAGACCAATTTTGATGCAA CATTACCCACTATACAGAGAATCGGATACCGCTTGTACAGAGTCAGAGGCTCCTGTATCGAGAAATCTCTTCGAAGAACGCTGGGATTGTCTTTCAAAAGAGTCCACTGAGTACCTCATTGAGAGTTTATTGCCTCGAGCGGCGTTTGGTGCGCATACGCACAATAGTTGTTTAATCCGTCACAGTTTAGTGCCCAGACCGGAGCATAAAATAGAGTTTGTTGAATATACAGTGCCCTCATTTTCGTGGAGAAATAGATTGGATCCGAAGTATTATTTG ctAAGCGTAACCCCGTACGAGGTAAAGGTGGCCAAGTGCGAGTTGACCCGAGAGGTAACAATTCAGGTCACGGCTGTGCTCCTAATTATTGCTTTGGTCGTCTATATACAATACTACAATACGAGATCTTACAGCCATTT ATCCGACAAACAGGTTTAA
- the LOC123707667 gene encoding metallophosphoesterase 1 homolog isoform X4: MKNDKPVYAMVLADIHLLGSKNGHWLDKERREWQMHRAFQTAMTLHNPELVFILGDIFDEGKWSSQKEFNEYVERFKKLFEIPKGTTLHVVAGNHDIGFHYKITPQLANRFEVELHAPPVKLISIRGNHFILINSMAMEGDGCRLCSRAVAELEKIADTLKCSSGSTLCKGKTRVAKYSRPILMQHYPLYRESDTACTESEAPVSRNLFEERWDCLSKESTEYLIESLLPRAAFGAHTHNSCLIRHSLVPRPEHKIEFVEYTVPSFSWRNRLDPKYYLLSVTPYEVKVAKCELTREVTIQVTAVLLIIALVVYIQYYNTRSYSHLGEFVTPKLKMDKNLQKQYIVCYN, from the exons ATGAAGAACGATAAGCCAGTTTATGCCATGGTACTTGCAGACATTCATCTCCTGGGTTCAAAAAACGGACATTGGTTAGACAAAGAACGGCGAGAGTGGCAAATGCATCGCGCATTTCAAACTGCTATGACCTTACACAACCCTGAACtggtatttattttag GTGATATATTTGATGAGGGAAAGTGGAGTTCACAAAAGGAGTTTAATGAATATGTGGAaaggtttaaaaaattgtttgaaattcCCAAAGGCACTACTTTGCATGTGGTAGCTGGAAATCATGATATAGGCTTTCATTATAA GATAACACCACAGTTAGCCAATAGATTTGAAGTTGAGCTTCATGCTCCACCAGTCAAGTTAATAAGTATCAGAGGAAATCATTTCATTCTCATTAATTCTATGGCCATGGAGGGTGATGGATGTAGACTATGCTCGAGAGCAGTTGCAGAGCTTGAGAAAATTGCAG ATACCCTCAAGTGCAGTAGCGGGTCAACATTATGTAAAGGAAAAACGAGGGTAGCAAAGTACAGCAGACCAATTTTGATGCAA CATTACCCACTATACAGAGAATCGGATACCGCTTGTACAGAGTCAGAGGCTCCTGTATCGAGAAATCTCTTCGAAGAACGCTGGGATTGTCTTTCAAAAGAGTCCACTGAGTACCTCATTGAGAGTTTATTGCCTCGAGCGGCGTTTGGTGCGCATACGCACAATAGTTGTTTAATCCGTCACAGTTTAGTGCCCAGACCGGAGCATAAAATAGAGTTTGTTGAATATACAGTGCCCTCATTTTCGTGGAGAAATAGATTGGATCCGAAGTATTATTTG ctAAGCGTAACCCCGTACGAGGTAAAGGTGGCCAAGTGCGAGTTGACCCGAGAGGTAACAATTCAGGTCACGGCTGTGCTCCTAATTATTGCTTTGGTCGTCTATATACAATACTACAATACGAGATCTTACAGCCATTT AGGTGAATTTGTGACCCCGAAACTGAAAATGGATAAGAACCTGCAAAAACAATACATTGTTTGCTATAATTGA
- the LOC123707667 gene encoding metallophosphoesterase 1 homolog isoform X6, whose protein sequence is MHRAFQTAMTLHNPELVFILGDIFDEGKWSSQKEFNEYVERFKKLFEIPKGTTLHVVAGNHDIGFHYKITPQLANRFEVELHAPPVKLISIRGNHFILINSMAMEGDGCRLCSRAVAELEKIADTLKCSSGSTLCKGKTRVAKYSRPILMQHYPLYRESDTACTESEAPVSRNLFEERWDCLSKESTEYLIESLLPRAAFGAHTHNSCLIRHSLVPRPEHKIEFVEYTVPSFSWRNRLDPKYYLLSVTPYEVKVAKCELTREVTIQVTAVLLIIALVVYIQYYNTRSYSHLGEFVTPKLKMDKNLQKQYIVCYN, encoded by the exons ATGCATCGCGCATTTCAAACTGCTATGACCTTACACAACCCTGAACtggtatttattttag GTGATATATTTGATGAGGGAAAGTGGAGTTCACAAAAGGAGTTTAATGAATATGTGGAaaggtttaaaaaattgtttgaaattcCCAAAGGCACTACTTTGCATGTGGTAGCTGGAAATCATGATATAGGCTTTCATTATAA GATAACACCACAGTTAGCCAATAGATTTGAAGTTGAGCTTCATGCTCCACCAGTCAAGTTAATAAGTATCAGAGGAAATCATTTCATTCTCATTAATTCTATGGCCATGGAGGGTGATGGATGTAGACTATGCTCGAGAGCAGTTGCAGAGCTTGAGAAAATTGCAG ATACCCTCAAGTGCAGTAGCGGGTCAACATTATGTAAAGGAAAAACGAGGGTAGCAAAGTACAGCAGACCAATTTTGATGCAA CATTACCCACTATACAGAGAATCGGATACCGCTTGTACAGAGTCAGAGGCTCCTGTATCGAGAAATCTCTTCGAAGAACGCTGGGATTGTCTTTCAAAAGAGTCCACTGAGTACCTCATTGAGAGTTTATTGCCTCGAGCGGCGTTTGGTGCGCATACGCACAATAGTTGTTTAATCCGTCACAGTTTAGTGCCCAGACCGGAGCATAAAATAGAGTTTGTTGAATATACAGTGCCCTCATTTTCGTGGAGAAATAGATTGGATCCGAAGTATTATTTG ctAAGCGTAACCCCGTACGAGGTAAAGGTGGCCAAGTGCGAGTTGACCCGAGAGGTAACAATTCAGGTCACGGCTGTGCTCCTAATTATTGCTTTGGTCGTCTATATACAATACTACAATACGAGATCTTACAGCCATTT AGGTGAATTTGTGACCCCGAAACTGAAAATGGATAAGAACCTGCAAAAACAATACATTGTTTGCTATAATTGA